The genomic segment CGGTCGATGGCCCTATCGATTCGATCCCGAGCGACTTCACCCGATATTCGCCCACTGCTGAACGCCGCCAAATTGGCAAGCCACACATCAGCGATCAGCCCCGCTAGTCGCTGGTCTCTGACCGTGGGCTCGCCGCCGCTCAAAGTCCTTGCCAGCAGACCTTCAATGACGTCGATCGCTTCATCGGTGGCTGCGGCGGCGGTGTGGTCGGCGAGGACGAAGGCGCGCGTCACCGCCTCGGTCAAGCGCGGGTCTTGGTTGCCATTCGGTGTGCAGGCAGTCGACGAGCAAGCGAAGGCGTTCGCGCGGTGTCGACGCGGTGACGGTCCAATCGCGGCTGTTTCCAAACTCTTGGAACTCGCGGGTCAACGCCGACACCAAGAGGTGGATCTTGGAGGGGAAGTACCGGTACAGCGTGCTGACGCCGATTCCGACCTGCGCGGCCACCGCGCGAACGTGCACAGCCTCGTAACCGCCGCTAACTGCCAGCATCATCGCGGCATCTACTGCACTGTTACGGCGGTACGTGTCGACACCGCCAAGGTCGGCCGCCCTATCGGGGCGATGCTGCCTCAACTTCGAAGCCATGCTGCCAACGCCACGCTCAGACGCTGTGATCACCAATTGGTTGGTGAAGCGCGCCGGCTAGCCGATCAAACAGGTCCTCGAATCCGCTCACGTCGCCGTGCGCAGCGAAATGATCGACACCCACCGTCACGAAGACTGCGCTGGCGGTGAACCGGGTGATGCCATCGTGACTGACTCCCGTTCCGCTGACGTGAAGAGCACGTCCTTGGCGGCCGGTGATCTGGGCAGTAATCCTGTGCGGTTCGTGCAACGGGACAGGTCGCAGATACTCCACTGTCAGACTGCGTGTCACCGCGGGCGTGCCGGCCACCCACAACGTGAAGCCCAGTACGTCGTCACAGGCTGTCGCTACTGCGCCGCCGTGCGCCAGTCCTGGGGCGCCGATATGGCGCTCATCGAACGTCACATCGCTGTAGACCTCGTCACCGTCGCGATAGACAACCAGCTGCAATCCATGCGAATTCGCGGGC from the Mycolicibacterium crocinum genome contains:
- a CDS encoding PaaI family thioesterase, whose translation is MGDTAHPGPYLLPPHTSTCTGCGPANSHGLQLVVYRDGDEVYSDVTFDERHIGAPGLAHGGAVATACDDVLGFTLWVAGTPAVTRSLTVEYLRPVPLHEPHRITAQITGRQGRALHVSGTGVSHDGITRFTASAVFVTVGVDHFAAHGDVSGFEDLFDRLAGALHQPIGDHSV
- a CDS encoding TetR/AcrR family transcriptional regulator, producing the protein MASKLRQHRPDRAADLGGVDTYRRNSAVDAAMMLAVSGGYEAVHVRAVAAQVGIGVSTLYRYFPSKIHLLVSALTREFQEFGNSRDWTVTASTPRERLRLLVDCLHTEWQPRPALDRGGDARLRPRRPHRRRSHR